In Rissa tridactyla isolate bRisTri1 chromosome 23, bRisTri1.patW.cur.20221130, whole genome shotgun sequence, the following are encoded in one genomic region:
- the LOC128901172 gene encoding keratin-associated protein 21-1-like — protein MTFLQGQCDDDCYSPCNYGSLYGYRGYDCGSPCGYRGYGGLYGYRGLYGFGDRYGYGGLYGYRGIYGSGDCYGYGGLYGGYRGFYGSGDCYGYPGFFSGRYGYPFGSRYGQRFGYGSCYSC, from the coding sequence ATGACTTTCCTCCAAGGACAGTGTGATGATGACTGCTATTCTCCCTGCAATTATGGGAGCCTGTATGGCTACCGGGGCTATGACTGTGGGAGCCCTTGTGGCTACCGGGGCTATGGGGGCCTCTACGGCTACCGCGGCCTCTACGGGTTTGGTGACCGGTATGGCTATGGTGGTCTGTACGGTTACCGGGGCATTTATGGCTCTGGGGACTGCTACGGCTACGGGGGCCTGTATGGCGGCTATAGGGGCTTCTATGGCTCTGGGGACTGCTATGGCTACCCAGGCTTTTTCTCTGGCCGCTATGGCTACCCCTTCGGTTCACGATATGGCCAAAGGTTCGGCTACGGGAGCTGCTACTCCTGCTAA